A part of Saccharomonospora amisosensis genomic DNA contains:
- the tsaA gene encoding tRNA (N6-threonylcarbamoyladenosine(37)-N6)-methyltransferase TrmO, whose amino-acid sequence MSEGFQAVPVAHVESSLLQPAHAPKQGFEGAPSAWLVFEDGVAEGARDLEIGAELFVLTWLHQARRDVLVVHPRGDPRNPETGVFSTRSPDRPNPIGLHRVSVAAIDGLRVLVRGMEAVDGTPVLDVKPVLAGGW is encoded by the coding sequence ATGAGTGAGGGCTTCCAGGCCGTGCCGGTGGCACACGTGGAGTCGAGCCTGCTCCAGCCCGCGCACGCGCCCAAGCAAGGATTCGAGGGCGCACCGAGCGCGTGGCTGGTGTTCGAGGACGGTGTGGCCGAGGGCGCTCGCGACCTCGAGATCGGGGCCGAGTTGTTCGTGCTGACCTGGCTGCACCAGGCGCGGCGTGACGTTCTCGTGGTCCACCCACGGGGTGATCCGCGCAACCCGGAGACCGGGGTGTTCAGCACGCGCTCACCGGACCGTCCGAACCCGATCGGTCTGCACCGGGTGTCAGTCGCCGCCATCGACGGGCTCCGGGTTCTGGTTCGCGGCATGGAGGCGGTGGACGGTACTCCCGTGCTGGACGTGAAGCCGGTGCTCGCGGGCGGCTGGTGA
- a CDS encoding ABC transporter ATP-binding protein, with the protein MALLEVRDLSVVFHRRGEDPTVAVDSISFDVQPGETVGLVGESGCGKSVTSLAIMGLLPNRGVRLSGSVSFDGTQLLDLSQREMDERRGRDLGMVFQDPLSSLNPVVPVGVQITEVLRRHRRVSRKEARDQAVELLNRVGIPDPLRRVEEYPHQLSGGMRQRVLIAIALACRPRLLIADEPTTALDVTIQAQILSLLTELVSGTDTALIMITHDLGVVAGLCDQVNVMYGGRIVERAQRHALFSQPRHPYTHGLLASIPRLDAPRGEKLVPITGSVTDNIPWATGCAFAPRCPNNVDRCWSLTPELVADRGGMLRCHNPVEAAVAEGVR; encoded by the coding sequence GTGGCACTACTCGAAGTTCGCGACCTGTCCGTCGTCTTTCACCGCAGGGGTGAGGACCCCACCGTCGCGGTCGACTCGATCAGTTTCGACGTCCAGCCTGGTGAAACGGTCGGGCTCGTCGGGGAGTCTGGGTGTGGCAAGTCCGTCACCTCGCTGGCGATCATGGGCTTGCTGCCGAATAGGGGGGTGCGGCTTTCGGGGTCGGTCTCGTTCGACGGCACCCAGCTGCTCGATCTGTCGCAGCGGGAGATGGACGAGCGGCGAGGCCGCGATCTCGGCATGGTCTTTCAGGACCCGCTGTCCTCGCTGAACCCCGTGGTTCCCGTCGGTGTGCAGATCACGGAGGTGCTGCGGCGGCATCGGCGGGTCTCGCGCAAGGAAGCGAGGGACCAGGCCGTCGAACTGCTCAACCGGGTCGGCATCCCGGACCCGCTGCGCCGCGTCGAGGAGTACCCGCACCAGCTGTCCGGCGGAATGCGGCAGCGCGTGCTGATCGCCATCGCGCTGGCGTGCAGGCCGAGGCTGCTCATCGCGGACGAGCCGACCACGGCGCTCGACGTCACCATTCAGGCGCAGATCCTCAGCCTGCTCACCGAGTTGGTTTCCGGCACGGACACCGCGCTGATCATGATCACTCACGATCTCGGTGTCGTCGCAGGGCTGTGCGATCAGGTGAACGTCATGTACGGGGGTCGGATCGTAGAACGGGCGCAGCGGCACGCGCTGTTCTCGCAGCCCCGGCACCCCTACACCCACGGCCTGCTTGCCTCGATCCCCCGGCTCGACGCGCCGCGTGGAGAGAAACTGGTGCCGATCACAGGATCGGTGACGGACAACATCCCGTGGGCGACCGGCTGCGCGTTCGCCCCGCGCTGCCCCAACAACGTAGACAGGTGCTGGTCGCTGACACCGGAGCTGGTGGCCGACCGTGGTGGGATGCTGCGGTGTCACAACCCGGTGGAGGCCGCCGTCGCGGAGGGAGTGCGGTGA
- a CDS encoding SDR family oxidoreductase — translation MGTDLTGKVALVAGGTRGASRAIAVELGRAGATVYVTGRTSGSHRSEVGRPETIEQTVELIERAGGKGVAVRVDHLDPDQVRGLTERVDSEQGRLDVLVDGVWGGDNYLGWGKPVWQHPLADSLRMIRLGIDAHIITSHFLLPLVLREPGGLVIELTDGTAEYNAKYREGTTLAFYLAKTAAHPLAIAEAAETAEYGCTAIALTPGWLRSEAMLETFGVTERNWRDALVEQPHFCISESPTFVGRGVAALAADPEKSRFSGQTLDSGTLAKLYDVDDVDGSRPDGWRYMMEVERAGRPADPTGYR, via the coding sequence ATGGGTACGGACCTCACAGGCAAGGTAGCGCTGGTCGCGGGTGGCACCCGCGGCGCGAGCAGGGCCATCGCGGTGGAACTCGGTCGCGCTGGCGCGACGGTGTACGTGACCGGGCGCACTTCGGGATCTCACCGGTCCGAGGTGGGCAGGCCGGAGACGATCGAGCAGACGGTGGAACTCATCGAGCGGGCGGGCGGCAAGGGGGTGGCCGTCAGGGTTGATCACCTCGACCCCGACCAGGTCCGCGGGCTCACCGAAAGGGTGGACTCCGAACAGGGCAGGTTGGACGTGCTCGTCGACGGCGTGTGGGGCGGTGACAACTACCTGGGGTGGGGCAAGCCGGTTTGGCAACACCCGCTGGCCGACAGCCTGCGCATGATCCGGCTCGGCATCGATGCCCACATCATCACAAGCCACTTCCTGCTGCCGCTGGTGTTGCGCGAGCCGGGTGGGCTCGTGATCGAGCTGACGGACGGCACGGCCGAGTACAACGCGAAGTACCGCGAGGGCACCACGTTGGCGTTCTATCTCGCCAAGACCGCCGCACACCCGCTCGCCATCGCGGAGGCCGCCGAGACGGCCGAATACGGGTGCACGGCGATCGCGCTGACGCCGGGCTGGCTGCGCTCGGAAGCCATGCTGGAAACCTTCGGGGTGACCGAGCGGAACTGGCGTGACGCGCTGGTCGAGCAGCCGCACTTCTGTATCTCTGAATCGCCCACCTTCGTCGGTCGGGGTGTGGCGGCGCTGGCCGCCGACCCGGAGAAGTCGCGGTTCTCCGGGCAGACGCTCGACAGCGGCACGCTCGCCAAGCTCTACGACGTCGACGACGTGGACGGGAGCAGACCTGACGGGTGGCGTTACATGATGGAGGTGGAGCGGGCAGGCAGGCCCGCCGACCCCACCGGTTACCGGTAG
- a CDS encoding DedA family protein, whose product MDASTVSLLLLFGVAAVPFVPTEVALIGMGVAAAERDISLAPAVVVAVAGCLLCDYALYEVGRRAGTTVLARLSGRARVRVGVRWIEQHAGRRPMAVLVVARWLPAGGTVGSLLAGSLRWPRSVFLPASAIGVTLWSTYTATLGYLGGRLFTEPLLSFAASSLVALLLTVTVSTVVQPRSPGSA is encoded by the coding sequence GTGGACGCCTCGACGGTCTCGCTGCTGCTGCTGTTCGGTGTCGCGGCGGTGCCGTTCGTACCGACCGAGGTAGCACTCATCGGTATGGGCGTCGCCGCCGCCGAGCGGGACATCTCGCTGGCACCGGCGGTAGTCGTCGCGGTCGCAGGATGCCTACTGTGCGACTACGCGCTGTACGAGGTGGGTAGGCGCGCTGGCACGACGGTGCTGGCCAGGCTGAGCGGGCGCGCGAGGGTGCGCGTGGGCGTGCGCTGGATCGAGCAGCATGCCGGGCGCAGGCCGATGGCGGTACTCGTCGTGGCCCGCTGGCTGCCCGCGGGAGGCACGGTGGGTTCCCTGCTGGCCGGTTCGTTGCGCTGGCCGCGCTCGGTGTTCCTGCCCGCCTCCGCGATAGGGGTCACGCTCTGGTCGACCTACACCGCGACACTGGGCTACCTCGGCGGTCGGCTCTTCACCGAACCGCTGCTGAGCTTCGCGGCCTCCAGCCTCGTCGCGCTACTGCTCACCGTCACGGTGAGCACCGTTGTCCAGCCACGGAGCCCGGGGTCGGCATAG
- a CDS encoding helix-turn-helix transcriptional regulator, whose translation MRSERLVALLFTLQRRRSATIAQLAEELGVSERTMHRDIAALQAAGVPLWTEPGRHGGVRLVEGWRSRLDGLTSREAVAIFAMGVPRALAALGLGTAVSAAHAKVSATLPAPLREQAQHLAQRFHLDAPGWFRREDDAEHLAAVARAVWEQTRALVTYRTGERTVERVLDPLGLVLKAGVWYLVARADGEAVRTYRVARITATQPLEERFQRPTDFDLASWWKRSSAAFERSLQRARVSVRLSPAGVRILPAVLDADIAVTALEQAGPPGADGWTDVELPLEEDARVAAGQLLVLGPEVEIHRPPAVRAAFAEYANRMAARNS comes from the coding sequence ATGCGCTCCGAACGACTGGTCGCCCTGCTGTTCACGTTGCAGCGCAGGCGTAGCGCGACAATCGCGCAACTCGCCGAGGAACTGGGCGTCTCCGAGCGCACCATGCACCGGGACATCGCCGCGTTGCAGGCGGCGGGCGTTCCGCTGTGGACCGAGCCGGGCAGGCACGGCGGGGTGCGCCTCGTCGAAGGTTGGCGCAGCAGACTCGACGGACTCACCTCCCGCGAGGCCGTCGCCATCTTCGCCATGGGGGTACCGCGGGCGTTGGCCGCACTCGGCCTCGGCACGGCCGTGTCGGCGGCACACGCGAAGGTATCCGCGACTCTTCCCGCTCCGCTGCGCGAGCAGGCCCAGCACCTCGCGCAGCGGTTTCACCTCGACGCACCCGGCTGGTTCCGGCGGGAGGACGACGCTGAGCACCTGGCCGCTGTCGCTCGCGCCGTGTGGGAGCAGACCAGGGCCCTGGTCACCTACCGCACGGGAGAGCGGACGGTCGAACGCGTGCTCGACCCGCTCGGGCTCGTGCTCAAGGCCGGTGTGTGGTATTTGGTGGCGCGTGCGGACGGTGAGGCGGTACGGACCTACCGCGTCGCGCGGATCACCGCGACACAGCCGCTCGAGGAACGATTCCAGCGGCCAACGGACTTCGACCTCGCGAGTTGGTGGAAGCGCTCCTCGGCCGCGTTCGAGCGGTCGCTGCAGCGCGCCAGGGTGAGCGTGCGGTTGAGTCCGGCCGGGGTGCGGATACTGCCCGCCGTGCTCGACGCGGATATCGCCGTGACAGCGCTCGAACAGGCCGGACCACCCGGCGCGGACGGCTGGACCGACGTCGAACTGCCGCTGGAGGAGGACGCCAGGGTCGCAGCGGGTCAACTGCTGGTACTCGGTCCCGAAGTCGAGATCCATCGACCTCCTGCCGTGCGGGCGGCGTTCGCCGAGTACGCCAACCGGATGGCGGCCCGCAACAGCTAA
- a CDS encoding EamA family transporter: MPMRDRLLAVLTAVLWGCNFLAIHAMLTHFPPLLAGALRFVVIAIPTMLLVPWPGVKVRWLIGFGLGFGTLQFAFLFVGLDVGMPTGLASLVLQASAPFTVLLGALFLRERLAGRQVVGIAIAVIGMAAIAWQRAEHAALLPVILTLLGALSWAAGNLCSRQARPDNPLHFVLWMSVVPPLPMFGLSLSFEGPARQWAALSTAFEPSALPALAGFGYVVLLGTVAGSSIWTTLMRRNPASTVAPFSLLVPVVGLSLAFVVLNERPTVVEIGASVVVVAGVLLGSLRPSAASARPRLSPAEDSPSAPNAV; this comes from the coding sequence ATGCCAATGCGAGACCGCCTGCTCGCCGTGCTCACCGCCGTGCTGTGGGGCTGCAACTTCCTCGCCATCCACGCGATGCTCACCCACTTCCCTCCGCTGCTCGCGGGTGCGTTGCGGTTCGTGGTGATCGCCATCCCGACGATGCTGCTGGTGCCGTGGCCGGGGGTGAAGGTTCGCTGGCTGATCGGCTTCGGACTCGGGTTCGGCACCCTGCAGTTCGCCTTCCTGTTCGTGGGACTCGACGTGGGCATGCCCACCGGTCTCGCCTCGCTGGTGTTGCAGGCCTCGGCACCGTTCACGGTGTTGCTCGGAGCGCTGTTCCTGCGCGAGCGGCTCGCCGGGCGGCAGGTCGTCGGCATCGCCATTGCTGTGATCGGCATGGCGGCGATCGCATGGCAGCGCGCGGAGCACGCCGCGCTGCTCCCCGTGATCCTCACCCTGCTGGGTGCACTGAGCTGGGCGGCGGGCAACCTGTGCTCCCGGCAGGCGCGCCCGGACAACCCGCTGCACTTCGTGCTGTGGATGTCGGTCGTGCCGCCGCTTCCGATGTTCGGGCTCTCGCTCAGCTTCGAAGGCCCCGCTCGGCAGTGGGCCGCCCTGTCCACCGCGTTCGAGCCATCGGCGCTGCCCGCACTCGCCGGATTCGGCTACGTGGTGTTACTCGGCACGGTGGCGGGTTCGAGCATCTGGACCACACTGATGCGCCGCAACCCGGCCAGCACTGTGGCCCCGTTCTCGTTGCTGGTCCCCGTGGTTGGGCTGTCGCTGGCGTTCGTTGTGCTGAACGAGCGCCCGACCGTGGTGGAGATCGGCGCGAGCGTCGTCGTGGTCGCTGGCGTGCTGCTCGGCTCGCTTCGCCCCTCGGCGGCGAGCGCACGGCCGCGACTCAGCCCTGCCGAGGACTCACCGTCTGCTCCGAACGCGGTGTGA
- a CDS encoding LysR family transcriptional regulator: MDIGRLRTLREFADRGSVTAAAAALHCTPSAVSQQLRALQAEVGLALTEPAGRGLRLTDAGRALVARADEVLAALDRAEAELDSYRSAPRGRVRLAVFPSAALLLLPGLLTRFANYEGLEVEVRDIDMTPADVPSLVADFDVVVTHRDEHAAPFDSERLEVVHLLREPLDVALPPGHLLAERDQVEPSELAGEHWISVDVGFPVDDVLHSLAVRTGVRPSVVHRINDFRVTEALVAAGHGIALLPRYTVDIRRVVRRPLAGIRAARQVEAVLRPGAATRPAVAAVLEALRAEAVSAAHNPNP; this comes from the coding sequence GTGGACATCGGCAGGCTCAGGACTTTGCGGGAGTTCGCCGACCGGGGCAGCGTGACCGCCGCGGCGGCGGCACTGCACTGCACGCCGTCGGCGGTGTCGCAGCAGTTGCGAGCACTACAGGCTGAGGTGGGGCTGGCGCTTACCGAACCGGCTGGAAGGGGGTTACGCCTCACCGACGCGGGACGGGCGCTCGTGGCCAGAGCGGACGAGGTCCTCGCGGCGCTCGACCGAGCAGAGGCGGAGCTGGACAGCTACCGCAGCGCGCCGCGAGGCCGGGTCAGGCTCGCGGTGTTCCCCTCCGCCGCGCTGCTACTGCTGCCCGGCCTGCTGACCCGGTTCGCCAACTACGAAGGGCTCGAGGTCGAGGTGCGCGACATCGACATGACACCCGCCGACGTGCCCTCGTTGGTCGCCGATTTCGACGTCGTGGTCACCCATCGCGACGAGCACGCCGCGCCGTTCGACTCCGAACGGCTCGAAGTGGTGCACCTGTTGCGCGAGCCGCTCGACGTCGCACTGCCGCCAGGACACCTGCTCGCTGAGCGCGATCAGGTGGAACCCTCCGAACTGGCCGGTGAGCACTGGATCAGTGTCGATGTGGGGTTCCCGGTCGACGATGTGCTGCACTCGCTGGCCGTGCGTACCGGGGTACGGCCGAGCGTGGTACACCGCATCAACGACTTCCGCGTCACCGAGGCGCTTGTCGCCGCCGGACACGGGATCGCGTTGCTGCCCCGGTACACGGTGGACATCAGGCGGGTGGTGCGCAGGCCGCTCGCCGGTATCAGGGCCGCTCGTCAGGTCGAGGCCGTGTTGCGGCCGGGTGCCGCGACGCGGCCCGCCGTAGCCGCCGTGTTGGAGGCGCTGCGTGCCGAGGCCGTGTCGGCCGCCCACAACCCGAATCCGTGA
- a CDS encoding ABC transporter ATP-binding protein, which produces MTDEALVTLEDVKVHFPIKRGIVLDRTVGHVYAVDGVSLTVHKGETYGLVGESGCGKSTLGRALLRLVEPTSGRIVFDGVDLGTLKGERMRRMRRRMQMVFQDPLSSLDPRQSVESLLVEGMRAHGLDTDRERTRARLKELLAAVGLPENALRRYPHEFSGGQRQRIGIARALALEPDLIVADEPVSALDVSVQAQVLNLLEELQDEFGLTYLVIAHDLAVVRHISDRIGVMYLGSLVEEAAADTLYEQPLHPYTRALLSAVPVPDPVVEDSREQLLLSGDLPSPAAPPTGCRFHTRCPWRQETRCDTERPPLRELTEGHRVACHYAEDILAGRITPRSEQTVSPRQG; this is translated from the coding sequence GTGACCGACGAAGCGCTGGTGACGCTCGAAGACGTCAAGGTGCATTTCCCGATCAAACGCGGGATCGTGCTGGACCGCACGGTCGGCCACGTGTACGCGGTCGACGGAGTGAGCCTGACAGTCCACAAGGGAGAGACATACGGGCTCGTCGGTGAGTCCGGCTGCGGCAAGTCCACGCTCGGCAGGGCACTGCTTCGCCTCGTGGAGCCCACAAGCGGTCGCATAGTGTTCGACGGTGTGGACCTTGGCACACTCAAGGGCGAGCGCATGCGCAGGATGCGCAGGCGAATGCAGATGGTTTTCCAGGACCCACTGTCCAGCCTGGACCCAAGGCAGTCGGTGGAGTCACTGCTCGTCGAGGGTATGCGAGCACACGGACTGGACACCGACCGCGAACGAACCAGGGCGCGGCTGAAGGAGTTGCTAGCGGCGGTAGGGCTGCCCGAGAACGCGCTGCGCCGGTACCCGCACGAGTTTTCCGGTGGGCAGCGGCAGCGCATCGGCATAGCCAGGGCGCTAGCGCTGGAACCTGATCTGATCGTGGCCGACGAGCCGGTTTCGGCGCTGGACGTCTCGGTGCAGGCGCAGGTGCTGAACCTGCTCGAGGAGTTGCAGGACGAGTTCGGCCTCACCTACCTGGTGATCGCCCACGACCTCGCCGTTGTCAGGCACATCAGTGACCGCATCGGCGTGATGTACCTCGGCTCGCTGGTGGAGGAGGCCGCGGCCGACACGCTGTACGAGCAGCCGCTGCACCCGTACACGAGGGCGTTGCTTTCGGCGGTGCCGGTACCCGACCCGGTGGTGGAGGACAGCAGGGAACAGCTCCTGCTCTCCGGTGACCTGCCGTCCCCCGCCGCGCCGCCGACCGGCTGCCGATTCCACACCCGCTGTCCATGGCGGCAGGAGACAAGGTGCGACACCGAACGGCCACCGTTGCGTGAGCTGACCGAGGGCCATCGGGTGGCCTGCCACTACGCGGAGGACATCCTCGCGGGTCGCATCACACCGCGTTCGGAGCAGACGGTGAGTCCTCGGCAGGGCTGA
- a CDS encoding cation:proton antiporter domain-containing protein, producing the protein MDVLTVVLITATIFVWGIVSARLERADLTAPIVFMAVGVLAAWLGLAQTPSAPEGLKPLAEVTLVWVLFSDAARVRVRDLRHDLGAYVRLLAISLPLTVLFGWGLANWLFDDFGIWLALLVAAALAPTDAALGVPVVTNPRVPARVRRLITVESGLNDGIITPVVMVALAGTATAEGLDAPGPAEAVLELAVGAAVGVVIGFGGGWLLNKARGRGWAADEFAGIAVLALALLSYAGALSVHGNGFVAAFCAGLAFGAAAGPRGPSELAFLEHVSGLASLLVWLAFGGVAIPLVLGRFEVSTVLYAVLSLTVVRMASVALSLVGSGLRKRTVLFVGWFGPRGLASLVFALLALEELGSRVEEAVAVIAVTVVLSVIAHGASAAPLSARYARSVVAHGPEHGGAVPEMPVRGLPRRRGPGRPAK; encoded by the coding sequence GTGGACGTGCTGACTGTCGTGCTGATCACCGCGACGATCTTCGTCTGGGGCATCGTCTCGGCACGGTTGGAACGCGCGGACCTGACCGCTCCCATCGTGTTCATGGCGGTCGGCGTGCTCGCGGCTTGGCTCGGGCTCGCGCAGACACCGTCGGCACCCGAGGGACTCAAACCGCTGGCCGAGGTCACGCTCGTGTGGGTGCTGTTCTCCGACGCGGCACGGGTGCGGGTGCGAGATCTGCGCCACGACCTCGGCGCTTACGTCCGGCTGCTCGCGATCAGCCTGCCGCTCACGGTGCTCTTCGGCTGGGGTCTGGCGAACTGGCTGTTCGACGACTTCGGTATCTGGTTGGCGCTGCTGGTCGCCGCCGCGCTCGCCCCGACGGACGCGGCACTCGGTGTACCCGTGGTGACGAACCCGCGGGTGCCCGCGCGGGTGCGCAGGCTCATTACCGTCGAGAGTGGTCTCAACGACGGCATCATCACGCCGGTGGTGATGGTCGCCCTCGCGGGGACGGCGACGGCGGAAGGTCTGGACGCACCAGGGCCCGCCGAAGCCGTGCTCGAACTGGCCGTGGGCGCGGCCGTCGGAGTGGTGATCGGTTTCGGCGGCGGGTGGCTGCTCAACAAGGCACGGGGCCGAGGCTGGGCCGCGGACGAGTTCGCGGGCATCGCCGTGCTCGCGCTGGCACTGCTGTCGTACGCGGGGGCCCTTTCGGTACACGGAAACGGGTTTGTCGCCGCCTTCTGCGCCGGGCTTGCCTTCGGCGCCGCCGCTGGCCCGCGTGGTCCCTCCGAACTGGCGTTCCTCGAGCACGTCAGCGGTCTTGCGTCGCTGCTGGTGTGGCTGGCCTTCGGCGGCGTCGCGATACCACTGGTGCTGGGCCGGTTCGAGGTCAGCACCGTGCTGTACGCGGTGTTGAGTCTGACCGTGGTCCGCATGGCTTCGGTTGCGCTTTCCCTCGTCGGTTCGGGACTGCGCAAGCGAACGGTGCTGTTCGTCGGCTGGTTCGGGCCACGAGGGCTTGCCTCGCTGGTGTTCGCCTTGCTGGCGCTGGAGGAACTGGGTTCGCGGGTGGAGGAGGCCGTCGCCGTGATCGCGGTGACCGTGGTGCTGAGCGTCATCGCTCACGGAGCCAGCGCGGCCCCGCTCAGCGCGCGTTATGCCCGGTCCGTGGTGGCGCACGGACCCGAGCACGGCGGCGCCGTTCCGGAGATGCCCGTTCGCGGTTTGCCGCGCCGCCGCGGGCCGGGGAGGCCAGCGAAATGA
- a CDS encoding ABC transporter permease — protein sequence MTSRATKIDRLAATAAGPPSKGEGQHGGSSGVPDEGVSLAVSAWRRLRRNPIFLVGATIIGLFVLLALLAPFIAPHDPGLRLLEDQVSNARNEIPPPQPGHPLGGDQYGRDLFSRMLLGSQQTLMVAVLATVIGLGGGTVLGTLAGAFGGWVDTVVMRIVDVLLSIPSLLLAVSIGALFVQQTQFSVILAVAIVQIPIFARLLRGTMLSVRESDHVLAAKALGVKRGAIVFRHIVPNSLGPVIVQSTLVLAIAILDAAALSFLGLGAADDSTPEWGQMLGNAQDYFDSQPHLAFWPAACIIVVALGFTLVGESMREALDPRQRR from the coding sequence ATGACGTCGCGTGCGACGAAGATCGATCGGCTTGCCGCCACGGCGGCCGGCCCACCCTCGAAGGGCGAAGGTCAGCACGGCGGGTCGTCAGGGGTACCGGACGAGGGCGTCAGCCTCGCCGTCTCGGCCTGGCGGCGGCTACGCCGAAACCCGATCTTTCTGGTCGGTGCCACCATCATCGGGCTGTTCGTGTTGCTGGCGCTGCTCGCACCGTTCATCGCCCCGCACGATCCGGGGCTGCGGCTGCTGGAGGACCAGGTCTCCAACGCCCGCAACGAGATCCCGCCGCCACAGCCGGGACATCCGCTCGGCGGAGACCAGTACGGCAGGGACCTGTTCTCCCGGATGTTGCTCGGTTCGCAGCAGACCCTGATGGTCGCGGTGCTGGCGACCGTGATCGGGCTCGGTGGCGGGACGGTGCTCGGCACCCTCGCGGGTGCCTTCGGTGGTTGGGTGGACACGGTCGTGATGCGGATCGTGGATGTGCTGCTGTCCATTCCTTCGCTGCTGCTCGCCGTCTCCATCGGCGCGCTGTTCGTGCAGCAGACCCAGTTCTCCGTCATCCTCGCGGTCGCGATCGTGCAGATACCGATCTTCGCGCGGCTGCTGCGCGGCACGATGCTCAGCGTGCGCGAGAGCGACCACGTGCTGGCCGCGAAGGCGCTCGGTGTGAAACGCGGCGCCATCGTGTTCCGGCATATCGTGCCGAACTCGCTCGGGCCGGTCATCGTGCAGTCCACACTCGTGCTCGCGATCGCGATTCTCGACGCGGCCGCGCTGTCGTTTCTCGGACTCGGCGCGGCGGATGACTCGACTCCCGAATGGGGCCAGATGCTCGGCAACGCACAGGACTACTTCGACAGCCAGCCGCACCTGGCCTTCTGGCCAGCGGCATGCATCATCGTGGTGGCACTCGGTTTCACGCTCGTCGGCGAGTCGATGCGGGAAGCCCTCGACCCACGGCAACGGCGGTGA